A genomic window from Streptomyces sp. MST-110588 includes:
- a CDS encoding DUF3311 domain-containing protein → MLKRPTLLWLLVPYVLYLGVLPLVNRVTPTVLGLPFLFFWLLLATLLTPLAVWLTWRGEKKRGRA, encoded by the coding sequence GTGCTGAAACGTCCCACGCTGCTGTGGCTGCTGGTCCCGTACGTGCTCTACCTGGGCGTGCTGCCCCTGGTGAACCGCGTGACGCCGACCGTGCTCGGCCTGCCGTTCCTGTTCTTCTGGCTGCTGCTGGCCACGCTGCTGACACCGTTGGCGGTGTGGCTGACGTGGCGCGGCGAGAAGAAGCGGGGCCGCGCGTGA
- a CDS encoding DUF1707 domain-containing protein yields MTEELPELRASDTDRERVAEILREALAEGRLAMEEFDERLDAAYKARTFGELRPLTADLPQSGTGTGAALAPRAAGVAPATWRERIGGDPSSRGAFAFWGGFSRKGRWTAPRVFTAGAFQGGGVIDLRDANFEDRDITIRCIVFMAGMEVVVPPGVEVQVTGFGFMGGFEDSDHEVGDPDAPRVKITGFAMWGGVGLKRKASKAERQRLKAEREQIRLEKQKTDRLRKELD; encoded by the coding sequence ATGACTGAGGAACTCCCCGAACTCCGTGCCTCCGACACCGACCGTGAACGGGTCGCCGAGATCCTGCGCGAGGCCCTCGCCGAGGGGCGGCTGGCCATGGAGGAGTTCGACGAGCGGCTGGACGCGGCCTACAAGGCGCGTACGTTCGGGGAGTTGAGGCCGCTCACCGCCGACCTTCCGCAGTCCGGTACGGGTACGGGCGCCGCCCTCGCCCCGCGGGCCGCGGGCGTCGCGCCGGCGACCTGGCGGGAGCGCATCGGCGGTGACCCGTCCTCACGCGGCGCCTTCGCCTTCTGGGGCGGCTTCAGCCGCAAGGGACGGTGGACCGCGCCACGGGTCTTCACCGCGGGGGCGTTCCAGGGCGGCGGGGTGATCGACCTGCGGGACGCCAACTTCGAGGACCGCGACATCACGATCCGCTGCATCGTCTTCATGGCCGGCATGGAGGTCGTCGTGCCGCCGGGTGTCGAGGTCCAGGTCACCGGCTTCGGGTTCATGGGCGGCTTCGAGGACAGCGACCACGAGGTCGGGGACCCGGACGCGCCACGGGTGAAGATCACCGGCTTCGCCATGTGGGGCGGCGTCGGCCTCAAGCGCAAGGCGTCCAAGGCGGAGCGGCAGCGGCTGAAGGCCGAGCGCGAGCAGATCCGGCTGGAGAAGCAGAAAACGGACAGGTTGCGTAAGGAACTGGACTGA
- a CDS encoding fumarylacetoacetate hydrolase family protein gives MKLLRVGTAGAERPALLDGDGVLRDLTGLVPDIDGALLADDAALARVRSAAASGRLPVLDAAAAAGAAGATRPTAAIGATGAPAAAGLRTGPPVARIGKVVGIGLNYHDHARETGAAVPEEPIVFLKAPDTVVGPYDTVLVPRGSRKTDWEAELAVVIGRTARYLETGEQALAAVAGYAVAHDVSEREFQIERGGQWDKGKNCETFNPLGPWLVTADEVPDPQALGVRLWVNGELRQDGNTAEQIFPVAEVVRHLSHFMTLRPGDVINTGTPAGVAMGQPEPKPYLRAGDVVELEIDGLGRQRQELRNA, from the coding sequence ATGAAGCTGCTGCGTGTCGGAACGGCGGGGGCCGAACGCCCGGCGCTGCTCGACGGGGACGGCGTCCTGCGGGACCTGACCGGCCTGGTGCCGGACATCGACGGGGCGCTGCTCGCCGACGACGCGGCGCTGGCCCGCGTACGGTCCGCCGCCGCGTCCGGCCGACTGCCCGTACTGGACGCGGCGGCTGCGGCCGGAGCGGCCGGAGCGACCCGGCCCACCGCAGCCATTGGCGCCACCGGTGCCCCCGCAGCCGCCGGGCTGCGTACGGGCCCACCGGTGGCCCGTATCGGCAAGGTCGTGGGCATCGGCCTGAACTACCACGACCACGCCCGTGAGACCGGTGCGGCGGTCCCCGAGGAGCCGATCGTCTTCCTGAAGGCGCCGGACACGGTCGTCGGTCCGTACGACACGGTGCTGGTGCCCCGCGGCAGCCGGAAGACCGACTGGGAGGCCGAACTCGCGGTCGTCATCGGCCGCACCGCCCGCTACCTGGAAACCGGCGAACAGGCGCTGGCCGCGGTCGCCGGCTACGCCGTGGCGCACGACGTGTCCGAGCGGGAGTTCCAGATCGAGCGCGGCGGCCAGTGGGACAAGGGGAAGAACTGCGAGACGTTCAATCCGCTGGGGCCGTGGCTGGTGACGGCCGACGAGGTGCCCGACCCGCAGGCCCTGGGCGTACGGCTGTGGGTCAACGGCGAACTGCGGCAGGACGGGAACACCGCGGAGCAGATCTTCCCGGTCGCGGAGGTCGTCCGCCACCTGAGTCACTTCATGACGCTCCGTCCGGGCGATGTCATCAACACCGGCACCCCGGCGGGCGTGGCGATGGGACAGCCGGAGCCCAAGCCGTATCTGCGGGCGGGTGACGTCGTGGAGCTGGAGATCGACGGCCTGGGCCGGCAACGGCAGGAACTGAGGAACGCCTGA
- the yidC gene encoding membrane protein insertase YidC produces MSVFSALGALLTYVADALDPLFGASATAAAIVLFTLCVRAALHPLARASARGEKARTALAPRMAELRRKYRNDPERLAKEVTALHAESGTSPLAGCLPTLLQLPVFFLMYHLFSSGDGDLLDHTLLGAPLGGNWGQALADGGVFGPHGLVYLALFALVAAVATWNYRRSRTTVAAAAQASAQASAPARTARGGDPAPSVPGMAALTKVMPLLSFGTLITVAVVPLAAGLYMVTTTTWTAVERALLHRAGTSETNPKPSKDVKPSKDVKKAAPTSG; encoded by the coding sequence ATGTCCGTTTTCTCCGCTCTCGGCGCTCTACTGACGTACGTCGCCGACGCACTCGACCCGCTGTTCGGCGCCTCGGCCACGGCCGCCGCCATCGTCCTGTTCACACTGTGCGTACGGGCCGCGCTGCACCCGCTCGCCCGCGCATCCGCCCGCGGCGAAAAGGCCAGGACCGCACTGGCGCCGCGCATGGCCGAACTGCGGCGCAAGTACCGCAACGACCCCGAACGGTTGGCGAAAGAGGTGACCGCCCTCCACGCCGAGTCCGGCACCTCACCCCTGGCCGGCTGCCTGCCCACGCTGCTCCAACTGCCGGTCTTCTTCCTCATGTACCACCTCTTCTCCTCCGGCGACGGCGATCTGCTCGACCACACGCTGCTGGGCGCGCCACTGGGCGGGAACTGGGGGCAGGCGCTGGCGGACGGCGGGGTCTTCGGCCCGCACGGCCTGGTGTACCTGGCGCTGTTCGCGCTGGTCGCGGCGGTCGCGACCTGGAACTACCGGCGGTCGCGTACGACCGTGGCAGCGGCTGCCCAGGCTTCGGCCCAGGCGTCGGCTCCGGCCCGAACCGCGCGCGGTGGTGACCCCGCGCCGTCCGTACCGGGCATGGCGGCCCTGACGAAGGTGATGCCGCTGCTGTCCTTCGGCACGCTGATCACGGTGGCCGTGGTGCCGCTGGCAGCCGGCCTGTACATGGTGACGACGACCACCTGGACGGCCGTCGAGCGCGCCCTGCTCCACCGTGCCGGCACCTCGGAGACGAACCCGAAGCCGTCCAAGGACGTGAAGCCGTCCAAGGACGTGAAGAAGGCTGCCCCTACCTCCGGGTAA
- a CDS encoding heme-degrading domain-containing protein — MEQVRELEAQERRLVLDSFSNEDAWRLGCLLVDMARERGAAVTVAVRRGAQLLFHCALPGTSADNDAWITRKCRVVERYAESSYLVGARFRAKGRTFEASSRLDPDRYAAYGGAFPIRLRGTGVVGAVAVSGLSQDEDHALVVQGLERFAASEGEGEG; from the coding sequence CTGGAGCAGGTACGGGAGCTGGAGGCGCAGGAACGGCGGCTGGTCCTGGACTCCTTCAGCAACGAGGACGCCTGGCGGCTCGGCTGCCTGCTGGTGGACATGGCACGCGAGCGCGGCGCGGCGGTCACCGTCGCCGTACGGCGCGGCGCCCAACTGCTCTTCCACTGCGCACTGCCCGGCACCTCCGCCGACAACGACGCCTGGATCACCCGCAAGTGCCGGGTCGTCGAGCGCTACGCCGAGTCCTCGTACCTGGTCGGCGCCCGCTTCCGGGCCAAGGGCCGTACGTTCGAGGCGTCCTCGCGGCTGGACCCGGACCGCTATGCCGCGTACGGCGGGGCCTTCCCGATCCGGCTGCGCGGCACGGGGGTGGTCGGCGCCGTCGCGGTGTCCGGCCTGTCCCAGGACGAGGACCACGCGCTGGTCGTCCAGGGCCTGGAGCGCTTTGCGGCCTCCGAAGGAGAAGGAGAAGGATAG
- a CDS encoding Gfo/Idh/MocA family oxidoreductase, with protein sequence MSDSPGLPGSPAATHRPLRVGLIGYGLAGSVFHAPLIAATDGLVLDTVSTGNPERQAQARAEHPQVRTADSAEALLARAADLDLVVIASPNKTHVALATAALEAGLPVVVDKPLAATAAEAEHLAALADSRGLLLSVFHNRRWDNDFRTVRKLLADGALGTVQRFESRFERWRPRPKGGWRESGDPAEIGGLLYDLGSHVADQALTLFGPAASVYAESDVRRPGAEADDDTFIAITHTGGVRSHLWVSATTAQLGPRFRVLGSSAGYVKYGLDPQEAALRAGLRPGADRDDWGVEPESAWGWIGAGGTTQDAAQGGGTSQGAGGAAAEPEGVRPVPTLPGDYPAYYAAVAEALRTGGRPPVTATEAAATLRVLEAAKISAAEGRTVRIEEVTAA encoded by the coding sequence ATGAGCGACTCCCCCGGCCTCCCCGGCTCCCCCGCCGCGACCCACCGTCCGCTGCGCGTCGGCCTCATCGGCTACGGCCTGGCCGGCTCGGTCTTCCACGCCCCGCTGATCGCCGCCACCGACGGCCTGGTCCTGGACACCGTCTCCACCGGCAACCCCGAGCGCCAGGCCCAGGCGCGTGCCGAGCACCCTCAGGTCCGTACGGCCGATTCCGCCGAGGCCCTCCTCGCACGGGCCGCCGACCTGGATCTGGTCGTGATCGCCTCCCCCAACAAGACGCATGTCGCGCTGGCGACCGCCGCCCTGGAGGCCGGGCTGCCGGTCGTCGTCGACAAGCCGCTGGCCGCCACCGCCGCCGAGGCCGAGCACCTGGCCGCCCTCGCCGACAGCCGTGGCCTGCTGCTCTCCGTCTTCCACAACCGCCGCTGGGACAACGACTTCCGTACGGTGCGCAAGCTCCTCGCCGACGGGGCGCTCGGCACCGTCCAGCGCTTCGAGTCGCGCTTCGAGCGCTGGCGTCCGCGCCCCAAGGGCGGCTGGCGCGAGTCCGGTGACCCGGCCGAGATCGGCGGTCTGCTGTACGACCTGGGGAGCCACGTCGCCGACCAGGCGCTGACCCTCTTCGGCCCGGCCGCCTCCGTCTACGCCGAGTCCGACGTACGCCGGCCCGGTGCCGAGGCCGACGACGACACCTTCATCGCCATCACCCACACCGGCGGCGTCCGTTCCCACCTGTGGGTCAGCGCCACCACCGCCCAGCTCGGGCCGCGCTTTCGCGTACTGGGCAGCTCGGCCGGATATGTGAAGTACGGCCTGGATCCCCAGGAGGCGGCACTGCGCGCGGGCCTGCGGCCGGGCGCGGACCGGGACGACTGGGGCGTGGAGCCGGAGTCGGCGTGGGGCTGGATCGGGGCCGGCGGCACCACACAGGACGCCGCCCAGGGCGGGGGCACTTCCCAGGGTGCGGGAGGTGCCGCGGCGGAGCCGGAGGGCGTACGGCCCGTTCCCACGCTGCCGGGCGACTACCCCGCCTACTACGCCGCCGTCGCCGAGGCACTGCGCACCGGCGGGCGCCCGCCGGTGACAGCGACCGAGGCCGCGGCCACCCTGCGCGTGCTGGAAGCGGCGAAGATCTCCGCCGCCGAGGGCCGTACGGTGCGCATCGAGGAGGTGACGGCGGCGTGA
- a CDS encoding DUF6412 domain-containing protein, whose translation MTHRTHRVIDAWRLSAGAAFFLLAGFLLAQSAPASGLAAAAATAAVVLLCRAFLLAALARPEPPGRIRTAIRDRERRTAFLPQRDPDAAGRPRPRAPGRPLPTAA comes from the coding sequence GTGACGCACCGGACGCACCGCGTCATCGACGCATGGCGGCTGTCCGCCGGCGCCGCGTTCTTCCTGCTCGCCGGATTCCTGCTCGCGCAGAGCGCTCCGGCCTCCGGTCTCGCCGCCGCCGCGGCCACCGCCGCCGTCGTCCTGCTGTGCCGCGCCTTCCTCCTCGCGGCCCTCGCCCGGCCGGAGCCGCCGGGCCGTATCCGTACGGCGATCCGCGACCGGGAGCGCCGTACGGCGTTCCTGCCACAGCGTGATCCCGATGCCGCGGGCCGTCCGCGGCCCCGAGCGCCGGGCCGTCCCCTCCCGACGGCCGCGTAG
- a CDS encoding DUF445 domain-containing protein, which produces MERTNTDAAPRAGTAPAGGPAQRPGARHAPHGTGGPDGSGGAGGSGARHGFGALGGPGGFGYSPADEEKRRGVRRMKAFATGLLLAVALVYALAKWGHSAGAGSWTGYVAAAAEAGMVGALADWFAVTALFKRPLGLPIPHTAIIPTKKDQLGQSLGEFVGENFLSGDVVRQRLRKVGIGARLGAWLAEPKNADRVTAELSAALRGALTVLRDSDVQAVVGEAITRRADAQEVAPGLGKMLERIVADGGHKRVVDLVCVRAHDWLIAHSDSVMTAVSGGAPGWTPRFVDRKVGERVYKELLRFVAEMRDMPEHPARGAVDRFLKDFAGDLQSDSDTRERVERLKSEVLGRGEVQDLIASAWGSVRAMVVAAAEDERSELRTRARSALLSLGSRTARDGKLQNKVDGWLEGAAVHVVTTYRHEITSLITDTVASWDAEHTSRKIEAHIGRDLQFIRINGTVVGALAGLCIYTVSRLFGG; this is translated from the coding sequence ATGGAACGGACGAATACCGACGCGGCGCCCCGGGCGGGCACCGCCCCGGCCGGTGGCCCGGCGCAGCGCCCCGGCGCTCGTCATGCCCCGCACGGCACCGGCGGCCCTGACGGCTCCGGCGGCGCCGGCGGCTCCGGGGCCCGGCACGGCTTCGGCGCCCTCGGCGGTCCCGGCGGCTTCGGCTACAGCCCCGCGGATGAGGAGAAGCGGCGCGGCGTACGGCGGATGAAGGCGTTCGCCACCGGCCTGCTGCTGGCCGTCGCCCTGGTCTACGCCCTGGCGAAATGGGGCCACTCCGCCGGGGCCGGGAGCTGGACGGGCTATGTGGCCGCGGCGGCCGAGGCCGGCATGGTCGGCGCGCTGGCCGACTGGTTCGCGGTGACCGCCCTGTTCAAACGGCCGCTGGGGCTGCCCATCCCGCACACCGCGATCATCCCGACGAAGAAGGACCAACTGGGACAGAGCCTGGGGGAGTTCGTCGGGGAGAACTTCCTGTCCGGTGACGTCGTACGGCAGCGGCTGCGCAAGGTCGGCATCGGCGCGCGGCTGGGCGCCTGGCTCGCCGAGCCCAAGAACGCCGACCGGGTGACCGCCGAACTGTCCGCCGCGCTGCGCGGCGCGCTGACCGTACTGCGCGACTCCGACGTCCAGGCGGTCGTCGGCGAGGCGATCACCCGTCGCGCGGACGCCCAGGAGGTCGCGCCGGGCCTGGGCAAGATGCTGGAGCGGATCGTCGCGGACGGCGGGCACAAGCGCGTGGTGGACCTGGTGTGCGTACGGGCCCACGACTGGCTCATCGCCCACAGCGACTCCGTCATGACGGCCGTCTCCGGCGGCGCGCCCGGATGGACGCCGCGGTTCGTGGACCGCAAGGTGGGCGAGCGGGTCTACAAGGAGTTGCTGCGCTTCGTGGCGGAGATGCGGGACATGCCCGAGCACCCGGCGCGCGGCGCGGTGGACCGATTCCTGAAGGACTTCGCGGGCGACCTCCAGTCGGACTCCGACACCCGCGAGCGGGTCGAGCGGCTGAAGTCGGAGGTGCTGGGGCGCGGCGAGGTGCAGGACTTGATCGCCTCCGCCTGGGGCTCCGTACGGGCCATGGTCGTGGCCGCGGCGGAGGACGAGCGCAGCGAACTGCGTACCCGGGCGCGCTCGGCGCTGCTGTCGCTGGGCAGCCGGACGGCGCGGGACGGCAAGCTGCAGAACAAGGTCGACGGCTGGCTGGAGGGCGCGGCCGTCCACGTCGTGACGACCTACCGGCACGAGATCACCTCGCTGATCACGGACACCGTGGCGAGTTGGGACGCCGAGCACACCTCAAGGAAGATCGAGGCGCACATCGGGCGCGACCTCCAGTTCATCCGTATCAACGGCACGGTCGTCGGCGCGCTGGCGGGCCTGTGCATCTACACGGTCTCCAGGCTCTTCGGCGGCTGA
- a CDS encoding sodium:solute symporter family protein translates to MNAAVSTSIFGAFMVLTVVLGLLAVRTRGGTGKGRRGGGLAEWSVGGRSLGTAFIWVLMAGESYTSFSYLGAAGWGYNFGAPVVYVIAYMSCGYAIGYVVGPMLWSYARRHGLVGITDMVAHRYGRPWLGAAVAILATVCLLPYIQLQITGMGVVVSTISYGAISLNWAYFIAFAVTTAFVVVSGLRGSAWVSVLKDVLVIGTLAFLAVYVPLHYFGGYGPFLDRMVAQKPQWLTFPGHGPGVLGEGWFVTTTVLNSLTVVIFPTTVAGYLGARNADALRRNAIYLPFYNVLLFVPMLLGMAALFVVPGLAGADSNLALFKMVVDSLPSWAVGVIGVAAALSSIVPMAVFMLVIGTMWGRSVLGPLTRRRAAEGTGTARTGAEAGAGAGAGAGAGRARPWRTDGQKFWSQVVVVVAGALALLLTYTAPNTLVRLSLISYEGMAQLVPMLLLGLVWRRLTLHGAVAGLVTGVAVVCALVFGEHDPVWGVNAGIVALAVNVVVALAVTWLGPRPLDDRPDAEVLASDVEPPRAGAVAAGTGSEQV, encoded by the coding sequence GTGAACGCCGCCGTCTCGACCTCGATCTTCGGCGCCTTCATGGTGCTGACCGTCGTCCTGGGACTGCTGGCGGTACGTACGCGTGGCGGTACGGGGAAGGGGCGGCGGGGCGGCGGCCTCGCCGAGTGGTCGGTGGGCGGGCGCAGCCTGGGCACAGCCTTCATCTGGGTGCTGATGGCCGGCGAGAGCTACACCAGCTTCAGCTATCTGGGTGCCGCCGGCTGGGGCTACAACTTCGGCGCCCCGGTCGTGTACGTCATCGCGTACATGTCCTGCGGCTACGCCATCGGCTATGTCGTCGGCCCGATGCTGTGGTCCTACGCGCGCCGGCACGGCCTGGTCGGCATCACGGACATGGTGGCCCACCGCTACGGCCGCCCCTGGCTCGGCGCCGCCGTGGCGATCCTGGCGACCGTCTGCCTGCTGCCGTACATCCAGCTCCAGATCACCGGCATGGGCGTGGTCGTCTCCACCATCTCCTACGGCGCGATCAGCCTGAACTGGGCGTACTTCATCGCCTTCGCCGTCACCACGGCCTTCGTCGTGGTCAGCGGGCTGCGCGGCAGCGCCTGGGTCTCCGTACTGAAGGACGTCCTGGTCATCGGAACGCTGGCCTTCCTCGCCGTTTACGTCCCGCTGCACTACTTCGGCGGCTACGGCCCCTTCCTGGACCGGATGGTCGCGCAGAAGCCGCAGTGGCTGACCTTCCCCGGACACGGGCCGGGTGTCCTGGGCGAGGGCTGGTTCGTCACCACCACCGTCCTGAACTCCCTGACCGTGGTGATCTTCCCGACGACGGTTGCGGGCTACCTGGGCGCGCGCAACGCCGATGCGCTGCGCCGCAACGCCATCTACCTCCCCTTCTACAACGTGCTGCTGTTCGTGCCGATGCTGCTGGGCATGGCGGCGCTGTTCGTCGTGCCGGGGCTGGCCGGGGCCGACTCCAACCTCGCCCTGTTCAAGATGGTCGTGGACTCCCTGCCGTCCTGGGCGGTGGGCGTCATCGGGGTGGCCGCGGCCCTGTCCTCCATCGTGCCGATGGCGGTGTTCATGCTGGTCATCGGCACGATGTGGGGGCGCAGCGTGCTCGGTCCGCTGACCCGCCGGAGGGCGGCGGAGGGCACCGGTACGGCCCGTACGGGGGCGGAGGCGGGAGCCGGGGCAGGGGCCGGCGCGGGGGCCGGCCGGGCGCGGCCGTGGCGGACGGACGGTCAGAAGTTCTGGTCGCAGGTGGTGGTGGTCGTGGCGGGCGCGCTCGCGCTGCTGCTGACCTACACCGCCCCCAACACGCTGGTACGGCTGTCGCTCATCTCGTACGAGGGCATGGCGCAGCTCGTACCCATGCTGCTGCTGGGGCTGGTGTGGCGGCGGCTGACGCTGCACGGCGCGGTCGCCGGTCTGGTGACGGGTGTCGCGGTGGTGTGCGCCTTGGTGTTCGGCGAACACGACCCGGTGTGGGGGGTGAACGCGGGGATCGTGGCCCTCGCGGTGAACGTGGTGGTGGCGCTGGCGGTCACCTGGCTGGGTCCGCGGCCCCTGGACGACCGGCCGGATGCGGAGGTGCTGGCGTCCGACGTGGAGCCGCCGCGGGCGGGCGCGGTGGCGGCGGGAACCGGCTCCGAACAGGTGTGA
- a CDS encoding SGNH/GDSL hydrolase family protein gives MTRSGGRGTLLAGLAAVAVLFSAAVYAVTDEDSPGGRSGPAAPVGPGRWVGTWSAAPAAAEPGGGLDGYAQTSVRNVVHTSVGGSSARIELSNLYGTRPLPVGRATLARAAALGRPAAAAGSLRRLTFGGRLTVTVPAGGTVTSDPVRLAVPPDTDLLVTTYLPGPAGPATYHPYARQTSYLARGDRAGDTTGTPYTVRSPSWRYLTGVDVWSARAHGSVVVIGDSITDGIASTEGANHRWTDFLAGRLRSEPDAPRYGVLNQGISGNRLLVDGSRFSPNNGPGVLSRLERDALSRAGVKAVVVEIGINDIMKSPRQLDPDRLVAGLRRVVRSAHVRGLRVTGATLTPFGGHRAYSPRLNAVREAVNRTIRSGTVFDAVVDFDKALRDPGRPLRLRPSYDSGDHLHPNDAGNRAMADALNVTGLTPRTPADR, from the coding sequence ATGACCAGGAGTGGGGGCCGCGGCACGCTGCTCGCCGGACTGGCGGCGGTGGCGGTGCTGTTCTCGGCCGCGGTGTACGCCGTCACCGACGAGGACTCCCCGGGCGGCCGGAGCGGCCCGGCGGCACCCGTGGGGCCGGGCCGGTGGGTGGGCACATGGTCCGCGGCACCGGCCGCCGCCGAGCCCGGCGGCGGCCTGGACGGGTACGCGCAGACGTCGGTCCGCAACGTGGTGCACACCAGCGTCGGCGGCTCCAGCGCCCGTATCGAGCTCTCCAACCTGTACGGCACCCGGCCGCTGCCCGTCGGCCGCGCCACCCTGGCGCGGGCCGCGGCCCTGGGCCGCCCCGCCGCGGCGGCGGGCTCGCTGCGCCGGCTGACGTTCGGCGGGCGGCTCACGGTGACGGTCCCGGCCGGGGGCACGGTCACCAGCGACCCCGTACGGCTGGCCGTACCCCCTGACACGGACCTGCTGGTCACCACCTACCTCCCGGGCCCGGCCGGGCCCGCCACCTACCACCCGTACGCCCGGCAGACCTCCTACCTGGCGCGCGGCGACCGGGCCGGGGACACCACGGGAACGCCGTACACCGTAAGGAGCCCGTCCTGGCGCTATCTGACGGGCGTGGACGTGTGGAGCGCGCGGGCGCACGGCTCGGTCGTGGTCATCGGTGACTCGATCACCGACGGCATCGCCTCCACCGAGGGCGCCAACCACCGCTGGACGGACTTCCTGGCCGGCCGGCTGCGCAGCGAGCCGGACGCGCCCCGCTACGGCGTGCTGAACCAGGGCATCAGCGGCAACCGGCTGCTGGTGGACGGCAGCCGGTTCTCCCCCAACAACGGGCCCGGTGTGCTCTCCCGTCTGGAGCGGGACGCGCTCTCCCGCGCGGGCGTCAAGGCGGTCGTGGTGGAGATCGGCATCAACGACATCATGAAGTCACCGCGTCAGCTCGACCCGGACAGGCTGGTGGCGGGCCTGCGGCGGGTGGTGCGGTCCGCGCACGTCCGGGGGCTGCGGGTCACCGGCGCCACGCTCACGCCCTTCGGCGGTCACCGCGCCTACTCCCCCAGGCTGAACGCCGTACGGGAAGCGGTCAACCGGACGATCCGCTCCGGCACGGTCTTCGATGCGGTCGTGGACTTCGACAAGGCACTGCGCGACCCCGGCCGGCCGCTGCGGCTGCGGCCCTCCTACGACTCGGGCGACCATCTGCACCCCAACGACGCGGGCAACCGCGCCATGGCCGACGCGCTGAACGTCACCGGCCTCACGCCACGGACACCGGCCGACCGCTGA
- a CDS encoding SCO0930 family lipoprotein has product MSNRHHAGVAAVAASVMALTAACGSTGRGASSYDAAEPAARSKADSGAHGYGSASGPASGPASGPASGSGSGSDSDGYGSDAPARPATPAGTLALRAVAGLGPVVTDDKGMTLYRFDKDTAKPSGATCAGACAAVWPPVPAADVTAAPGIAPGALGQVVRADGTKQLTVGGWPAYRYSKDTGPGQARGHGVGGTWNALASDGKKAGAAPPADVSVLDQPRLGEIVVDGKARTLYRFNKDSAWPMRFGCVGACLDTWKPARPADKAKLSGVAAKLISTVTRPDGTRQLAVGCWPVYWFTGDRQPGDIKGQGKGGLWFAVSKDGKKITTPAAG; this is encoded by the coding sequence ATGAGCAACCGTCATCACGCGGGAGTGGCCGCCGTCGCGGCCTCCGTCATGGCGCTGACCGCCGCCTGCGGCAGCACCGGCCGGGGCGCGTCCTCCTACGACGCGGCCGAGCCCGCGGCGCGCAGCAAGGCGGACTCCGGCGCCCACGGATACGGCTCGGCCTCGGGGCCGGCCTCGGGACCGGCCTCGGGACCGGCCTCGGGATCGGGATCGGGATCGGACTCGGACGGATACGGCTCCGACGCCCCCGCCCGCCCCGCCACCCCGGCCGGGACACTCGCGCTGCGCGCGGTCGCCGGGCTCGGCCCCGTCGTGACCGACGACAAGGGCATGACCCTCTACCGCTTCGACAAGGACACCGCCAAGCCGTCCGGCGCGACCTGTGCCGGGGCCTGCGCCGCGGTCTGGCCGCCGGTCCCCGCCGCCGACGTCACCGCCGCCCCCGGCATCGCCCCGGGCGCCCTCGGGCAGGTCGTACGGGCCGACGGGACCAAACAGCTCACCGTCGGCGGCTGGCCCGCGTACCGCTACTCCAAGGACACCGGGCCCGGCCAGGCCAGGGGCCACGGCGTGGGCGGCACCTGGAACGCCCTGGCGTCCGACGGCAAGAAGGCCGGTGCCGCGCCGCCGGCCGATGTCTCGGTCCTCGACCAGCCCCGGCTCGGCGAGATCGTCGTGGACGGCAAGGCCCGTACGCTCTACCGCTTCAACAAGGACAGCGCCTGGCCGATGCGGTTCGGCTGCGTCGGCGCGTGCCTGGACACCTGGAAACCGGCCCGGCCCGCCGACAAGGCCAAGCTCTCCGGCGTCGCCGCCAAGCTGATCAGTACGGTCACGCGTCCGGACGGCACCCGGCAGCTCGCGGTCGGCTGCTGGCCGGTCTACTGGTTCACCGGCGACCGGCAGCCCGGCGACATCAAGGGGCAGGGCAAGGGCGGCCTGTGGTTCGCCGTCTCCAAGGACGGCAAGAAGATCACCACCCCGGCAGCCGGCTGA